The window TTACTTGGGCATTTTTCCCGATGGTTTATTGGATATGGAAGAACATAACATCACCATTGCTAAAAATAAGACGGTAGCTATAACTTTAAAACAGGATAAGGGGCAGCGATGGGTATATGACAGGGTAAAAGATCATCTGCGTCTTCTAAGCTATCACGAGGAAGATGAAGAAGGCTATAAGAGGCAGCACTGGGGATTTGCTGTTGAACATGAAGGGGAATGTACGGTTCATTTTACGAAGGTGAATGAACAGGACGATCAAATGGACGAGATTATTTTCCATATTACAGCTATGGATGACAGCTTAACATGAGGTTGTTCACACATTAGCATTGTGGTACCTCCATGAATATACTATATTAAAACGAAAATCAAATAGGTATATTTGATACGATAGGGTGAGATGATGCGATTTTTTGAGAAGTTAAAATACCGATATTTACAGGAAAGTTATGGACGTCGGAATAAAAAAACCCAAAAACAAGCTTTTACACGGTCATTGGATGAAATGGAAAGTTACTTAGAACAATTATTAACCAAGAGTAAAAAATAAAAACACGTTAAACATATTATAGGTTAAGTTTTTCTGAGACCTAGCCATGGCATAACAAATCCATGGAAGTAAGTGTCTCGATGTGACTGTTTTTAGCCCACTTAACCTATAATATGTTATGGAACGGATACATATAAATGTATTGAATATGAAGCCACTTATTTTTATCATGTGCTAAGCAGCAGGAAGTAATAAGGGTAATAGTTCATTTAGGAAAAAGATAATCAGAAAGAGAATGATAGAACCTATCACATAACCATCAAATACTTTTCTTTTTGGCCCTTCTAATGTATCTTGGTCTACATGTTTCTTAGTAAACAGATGCTGCTTTTTATTATGTGTGATGGCAATTTTATAAAATAAATACACCAAAGGCAAGGAAAATAAGGTCATCACTAAATAAAGAGGTAGTGCAGATAACACGGAAACTTCTGAGGTCTGAGCAGTAACAAAAGCATCGGATTCCACAAAGCTTGAAAAAATATTCTGTAACACCGTTAATAGTTTTGCTAAGACCATGTTCGTACCGTTGACAATAAAGTGGACAATCATACCGGCATAGACAGAACCTGTAATCTTAACAAGGAGAAAGAGCATAATACCCATGGCAAATGCATAGGTAAATTGATTGGCATTCTGATGCAGCAACCCAAAAAATAAACCATTCATCAGTGCAGCTTTTACAAGTGGCACATGTTCATAATTCGTGAGTAAAATACCACGCAAAAGAAACTCCTCATTAATGGCTGGCAATACAGCTACCAATGTAAGCAATAGCCATAAGGGCTGTTGTAACAAAGGTTCAATGGTACCAGCAATTTGATTTTCAAAGAAAATCTGTGACAATAAGTTAATAAGCCCTAAAAAGGGTTGAATAAAAATACCAATACCAATGGCAAGTAACACATTAATGGTATCCATCTTATGAAGCAGCAGGGTGTTTTTCACATTAGCTCTTGTAAACACAAAGTATAAGATGATGGGTAAACTAATCAGCACAACTTGGGAGAATAGAATACTCTGTACAGTTGTTAAAGTTCTTTCTTGTATACTCAATATAATTCCCATTACATTGACAATAATCACACTAAATAATATTAAAAGAAATACAAAGCGATTGCCACGCTTAGCAGAGTTCATCGTATATTTCATCCTTTCTATCCAATTCTTCATCTTGATATAGCATATGTCATTACATCCTAATATAGCATAATGCTTTTCTCATTGCAATAATGGAGCCGAAGTGGTATATTTAAATGGTTAACAGTTATCTGTAGAATTTCCATAATAATGGATATAAACGCTAAGGGCTGCATATGTTGAAGAAAGAGAAGATATTCATGGTTGTTTGTTTACCCATTGTTTAGGATTAATTTTACAATTCTGTGTTTAAAAAGTGGTATATGAGATATACTATGAAGGTATTATCATGTACAAAGGGAATAGGTTACATTTTAACCAATGCCCATGTGTGTTAAGTCTAATAAAAAAATTTTTTAAAAAAGTGACAAAAAGTGTTGACATATATTACTATATTGTAATATAATAATATTAAGATGATAGTAATATAAAACATATAACAAATAATAAGGAGGTTTTAATGATGTCATTAGCATTCACAGATAATAATTTTGAAGCGGAAGTATTAAATTCAGATGTACCAGTATTGGTTGATTTTTACGCTGATTGGTGTGGACCATGCAAGATGATGGCCCCTGTAATAGATGAATTAGCAGTGAAATATGAAGGTAAAGCAAAGATTGGAAAGCTTAATGTTGATCAGAATGGGGAAACAGCTCAGAAATATCGTGTGATGAGCATACCAACCATGTTACTTATAAAAAATGGTAAGGTTGTCGACACCGTTGTTGGTGCTGTACCTAAGCAGCAACTTGAATCCAAAATTGAATCTGCTATGTAAGCACAATAGTATAGCTTAAAAAGCTTCTATCCTATTAAACGGTTAGAAGCTTTTTTTATGTTATAGGCGTTTATAATGTAACAAATGAGATAGGAGCATTAAGAATTGTGCTAAGGAAACTTTCCTAACAGACAAATCTCTTTGCCAATGAGGCGCAGCCTCCTTTGTTATCTCTTTTATAGCATAATAAGTATTATGGTAAGTTGGCTGATTCATCCAATAATTCTTGCTGGCGTTTATCCTCCATACGCTTCTTATATTTACTCTCAATATGTCGATCAATGATATTTTTAATGACTGCGAAGAATGGAACACCAAGAAACATACCAAAGATACCGAAGAATTTTCCTCCAATGAGAATGGAGAAGATAACCCAAAAGGGGCTAAGGCCCGTTGAATCACCAAGAATCTTAGGACCTAAAATATTGCCGTCAAATTGTTGAAGTCCTAATATAATAAGTGCAAACCATAAGGCTTGGATAGGGGATTGTATAAACACAAGGACGATACCGAAAAAACCGCCGATAAAAGGTCCAAAGTATGGGATCATATTCGTTACCCCTACAAATACACTAATCAGTAAAGGGTTCGGAATACGAGCAATGGCTGTAATTACAAAACACAAAGCACCTATAATAAGGGAGTCTATGAGCTTGCCTACAAAAAAACTCGAGAAGATACGGTGACTGTCTTTTAAGATAAACAGTATGTTGGAAGATGTTTTTTCATGAAATAGAGCGATAATGCCTTTTTCAAAACCAGCAATGGATTTTTCTTTGCTGACCAACAAGTATATCGCGATAATAAAGCCAAGAATAACATTGAAGATACCAAAGGTGAAGTTTTTGGTCATATCAAATACAGAGTTCATAATACTAGGAACAAATTCTCTTACAGAATCAATGGTTGTTGGAATATATTCTGTAATGGTAGCTTCCAGTTTATCAGGATCAATAAAATCAAATTGAGAGGATTTATCCTCAATAAATGCCGTAAGGGTATTCACTATGTCTGTTGTCAAATCAGGTAAACCATTAACCAAATCAGCAATACTTTTAGCCAGTTCTGGTATAACAAAAGCAAGGATCATAATGATAAAGCCTAGAACAGTTATGTAAGTTAACAAGATGGCCAGTGAACGTTTAATTTTTGGGTGCTTGATTTGAAATTTTCTAATACGCATTTTGGTGACACATTTCTCATACCAAACTACCAAGGGATCAATAAAATAGGCAATTAAGAAGCCCAGTATGAACGGGGAAAGGGTTTGGAGTAAGGTTCTTAGAAATTTTTTCGTTTCTTCCCAGTTACCTATAAATTTATAAAAAATAAGACCAGCAAATATAACCAAAAGAGCATATACACTGATGGTTGTATATTGCTTATTCCAACGGATTTTCATGCTATGTTGTCCTCCTTCATCGCGAATTACAAGTATTGAAAATAGGGATAACCATCCCATATTAGCTTCTATCATCATAACAAATTTTATGAATCAGAAGTGGATTATAACCCAAAATTAATATAAAATTAATATTTTCTTCAGAAAATGAGTATCCACAAAGGGTTAAACGATTAACATCCTACTTGTAAATTATAGCAATTCATATTATAATAATTATTACCAAATAAATACAAAATATGCAATTTTATACACGTCTTAAAGTATATAATTTAGTAAGAAAAATCATACGTGTGTTATGTTTCTGGTTTTACAATAATTGGGTATCTTCAGGGGGAGATTATCGCTTATTTGTATGTTTGTATTTTTTATGGTTATTTCATAATTCAGGGATATGAAATCGGTCATGGTATAGGAAGTAGAATACAGTAGTCCTAGCTTTATTGCATATCCCAACTGGTCTGAATTAGGAGATAGTGGAAAATGGTAACCTTACGGGTTATTAGGTTAGCATGTATAGTATGCATTGGGAACACCACACTAAGTTATGAAATGGTAAAATATCATTTTGTATTATTTAGTGAACGACTAATTAAGTGACACGTTATCAAGGAGGGTATAACATGCAGCGTAAACACAAGGATAAGACAGCAAAAGGTAAGAAAAAAATGCGACTAAGCCAATTTAAGAACAGTTTAATGGTAAAAATGATTCTATCCAATTCACTTCTCATTATCTTAGTAGCCATACTACTAACGGGTATAAGTACTTATCAAAGTAGAGATGCCATAACCGTTGAAATTGAAAAACAATTACACTACCAATTAGAAAGCGTTAGTCGGTCCATATTAACGGAACAAGAAAATATTACAAAAGAGATTACCTTAATGAGTCATATGAATAACATACGAAAAGGTGTTTTATTAGAAAATGATTATACGGTAAAACAGTTTTTACAAGAATACATAGAACAACAAAACCACTTGGAAAATGCGTATATTCTGGATGCCAATGGGAAGGTTATGTATGATGTGCTTAATAGTAAAGGAAAAGATTTATCCGATCAGGACTATTTTCAAGCCAGTTTAAAAGGTGATGTATACATGAGTCAAGTGAAGGAATCTCCTTTTACAGGTAATAAAGTACAAGTGGTAAGTAGTCCCATAAAAGACCGAAATAATCAAGTAATAGGCGTTCTTGCAGCTTGTAATAAGTTTGAGGTCTATAAAAAGATGTTGGATCAGGTAGAGCTATTAGATGGTAGCACGGCCTATTTATTAAATAAAGAAGGTATCATTCTATACCATACGAATACTTCCTATGTGGGTCAACATGTTACAGCGTTTAATATCCCTGAATTAAATGATCATGTAGAAGCCATGGCAAATGGAAAAACAGAT is drawn from Vallitalea pronyensis and contains these coding sequences:
- the trxA gene encoding thioredoxin, translated to MMSLAFTDNNFEAEVLNSDVPVLVDFYADWCGPCKMMAPVIDELAVKYEGKAKIGKLNVDQNGETAQKYRVMSIPTMLLIKNGKVVDTVVGAVPKQQLESKIESAM
- a CDS encoding CPBP family intramembrane glutamic endopeptidase produces the protein MKNWIERMKYTMNSAKRGNRFVFLLILFSVIIVNVMGIILSIQERTLTTVQSILFSQVVLISLPIILYFVFTRANVKNTLLLHKMDTINVLLAIGIGIFIQPFLGLINLLSQIFFENQIAGTIEPLLQQPLWLLLTLVAVLPAINEEFLLRGILLTNYEHVPLVKAALMNGLFFGLLHQNANQFTYAFAMGIMLFLLVKITGSVYAGMIVHFIVNGTNMVLAKLLTVLQNIFSSFVESDAFVTAQTSEVSVLSALPLYLVMTLFSLPLVYLFYKIAITHNKKQHLFTKKHVDQDTLEGPKRKVFDGYVIGSIILFLIIFFLNELLPLLLPAA
- a CDS encoding AI-2E family transporter encodes the protein MKIRWNKQYTTISVYALLVIFAGLIFYKFIGNWEETKKFLRTLLQTLSPFILGFLIAYFIDPLVVWYEKCVTKMRIRKFQIKHPKIKRSLAILLTYITVLGFIIMILAFVIPELAKSIADLVNGLPDLTTDIVNTLTAFIEDKSSQFDFIDPDKLEATITEYIPTTIDSVREFVPSIMNSVFDMTKNFTFGIFNVILGFIIAIYLLVSKEKSIAGFEKGIIALFHEKTSSNILFILKDSHRIFSSFFVGKLIDSLIIGALCFVITAIARIPNPLLISVFVGVTNMIPYFGPFIGGFFGIVLVFIQSPIQALWFALIILGLQQFDGNILGPKILGDSTGLSPFWVIFSILIGGKFFGIFGMFLGVPFFAVIKNIIDRHIESKYKKRMEDKRQQELLDESANLP